A region from the Mesorhizobium sp. J8 genome encodes:
- a CDS encoding FadR/GntR family transcriptional regulator, protein MDTVEVKLQTLPKQVAGVLARRIAASGVAGGQGPSEQQILQEFGVSRAVAREALKILASLDMIEIAQGRRVVLRPAEEWDYLSPLLIDWLPHEQMREILAEAHATRIIIEPAIAAIAAKHMTKEKLERLGTLLAAMSASEDNPDAYLKLDLDFHMEICRAAQNRILDRFMYSSRWWQMASRRISNQMPHALPSATEMHRAIYEALVARDERRAEEAMRRHLKKTTAVGLPR, encoded by the coding sequence ATGGATACCGTCGAGGTCAAGCTTCAAACTTTGCCCAAGCAGGTGGCAGGCGTGCTTGCGCGACGCATCGCCGCCAGCGGTGTCGCGGGCGGCCAGGGACCGTCGGAGCAGCAGATCCTCCAGGAATTCGGGGTCTCGCGCGCGGTCGCGCGGGAGGCGCTGAAGATCCTGGCGTCGCTGGATATGATCGAGATCGCCCAGGGACGGCGCGTGGTGCTGCGCCCGGCCGAGGAGTGGGACTATCTCAGCCCATTGCTCATCGACTGGCTGCCGCACGAGCAGATGCGCGAGATCCTGGCCGAAGCGCACGCGACGCGGATAATCATCGAACCGGCGATCGCCGCCATCGCGGCCAAGCATATGACCAAGGAAAAGCTCGAGCGTCTTGGCACCTTGCTGGCGGCGATGTCGGCAAGCGAGGACAATCCGGACGCCTATCTGAAGCTCGACCTGGACTTTCACATGGAGATTTGCCGGGCGGCGCAGAACAGGATTCTCGACCGCTTCATGTATTCCTCCCGGTGGTGGCAGATGGCGAGCAGGCGCATCAGCAATCAGATGCCCCATGCGCTTCCCTCCGCAACCGAAATGCACAGGGCGATCTACGAGGCGCTCGTGGCACGCGATGAAAGGCGAGCGGAAGAAGCGATGCGCCGGCACCTCA
- a CDS encoding ABC transporter substrate-binding protein has protein sequence MSGNLSRRKFLAASAAVTAGSLAAPWIARAEAKEITALLITGGPLYPKYWEKIVQDFTAKTGIKVRYDLLEFTPLTAKVVTLSAAKSSQYDVYSTHTAQIDSYFNHFAPLNSYFSDAELAEFYPVAVKYLRDPKTGNLAAIPRNMDARVQYYRSDVYQEKGLKPAETWEELVDVGLKLTGNGHYGLVVPGQGDPAQRTFSDLLWQAGGDWVDQANKPAFNSEAGIKALTFYRDLIQKHKIVPSDAVGYQWNENSTEFSSGTVYATFDWPGAFATLSNPETSRIVGKWSTAPYVRDKAAISCAISHAMALNGQSARKEPAVEFIKYTVGADAQRLQFDQFTNFPSSQAIAKEVIAAAKGPQATWLQQLETTIANGKEWPKLAGFSKVCTLMFSAIEQALSDQVSPADSLNQAATEAEEIMRRAGAYD, from the coding sequence ATGTCCGGAAACTTATCGAGACGCAAATTCCTGGCCGCGAGCGCGGCAGTGACGGCCGGCTCGCTTGCCGCGCCGTGGATTGCCAGGGCAGAGGCGAAAGAGATCACCGCATTGCTGATCACCGGCGGTCCGCTCTACCCGAAATATTGGGAGAAGATCGTCCAGGATTTCACCGCCAAGACCGGCATCAAGGTTCGCTACGACCTCCTGGAATTCACGCCCTTGACGGCGAAGGTGGTCACGTTGAGCGCGGCAAAATCGAGCCAGTACGACGTCTACAGCACCCACACGGCGCAAATCGATTCCTACTTCAACCATTTCGCGCCGCTGAACAGCTATTTCAGCGACGCAGAACTGGCGGAGTTCTATCCCGTCGCGGTCAAATACCTGCGCGATCCCAAGACCGGAAATCTGGCGGCTATCCCGCGCAACATGGACGCGCGCGTTCAGTATTACCGCAGCGACGTCTACCAGGAGAAAGGCCTGAAGCCGGCCGAGACCTGGGAGGAACTCGTCGATGTCGGCCTGAAACTCACCGGCAACGGTCACTATGGGCTCGTCGTGCCGGGGCAGGGCGACCCCGCGCAGCGCACCTTCAGCGACCTGCTCTGGCAGGCCGGCGGCGACTGGGTCGACCAGGCCAACAAGCCGGCCTTCAATTCCGAAGCCGGCATCAAGGCGCTGACCTTCTATCGCGACCTGATCCAGAAGCACAAAATCGTGCCGTCCGATGCCGTTGGCTATCAATGGAACGAGAACTCGACCGAATTCTCGTCCGGCACGGTCTATGCCACTTTCGATTGGCCTGGTGCCTTCGCCACCCTGTCCAATCCGGAAACCTCGCGCATCGTCGGCAAGTGGTCGACAGCTCCTTACGTGCGGGACAAAGCAGCGATTTCATGCGCCATCTCCCATGCCATGGCGCTGAACGGCCAATCCGCTCGCAAGGAACCCGCCGTCGAGTTCATCAAATACACGGTCGGCGCGGACGCCCAGCGGCTGCAGTTCGATCAGTTCACCAACTTCCCGAGCAGCCAGGCGATAGCCAAGGAAGTGATCGCCGCGGCCAAAGGCCCGCAGGCCACATGGCTGCAGCAGCTCGAGACGACGATCGCGAACGGCAAGGAATGGCCCAAGCTTGCCGGCTTCTCAAAGGTCTGCACCTTGATGTTCTCGGCCATCGAGCAAGCTCTGTCCGATCAGGTTTCGCCCGCCGATTCGCTCAATCAGGCGGCGACGGAAGCGGAAGAGATCATGCGCCGGGCCGGGGCTTACGACTGA